Within Natronobacterium texcoconense, the genomic segment TCTCGCTGAAGATCGTCTGTAGCTCCGAGGTGTGGTCGTCCATCACCTCGTCGGCCGCGGCGGGGTTGCGCCCGAAGCCGCCGGTAACCATCTCCTCGAAGCCGGGTTCGGTTCCCTGAACCAGGCCGTGCTGTTCCGCGATGCCGTACTGATCTTCGGCGGGCACGTTCGACAGGTTCTGGAGGTCCCGCATCGTCGAGTTAAAGACCAGCGGTCGACCGAGCGTCGAGATGTCGGTCGATTCGAACAGCCCTAACATCGAGTCGTCGGTATAATCGAAGATCGCATCGACGATCGCTCCCCCTGCCTGTCCCGCCCCTACGAACAGGTATGTCATTTGAGTTTCAACTGATTATGTATTTCACACACAAAATAATTGATAGACGATACACGTTTCGACGGTAGGTAGTAATCGAGTATCACCTAATAAAGATATTGGCTGTTGCTGTTATCTCGTTCTATTCGGACGTTTGGGCGTTAGTTGTGTGGTTTAGAGAAGTAATATATTCGGGTGGGTTCCGGGTTTCTATTCTCGAGAAAAGACATATGTGGAAACTAATAGTTGTCCGGCCCGTGGAAAACACAATAATACTGGTACGTTTTTCAGCGTAGCCGGAACGTGACTGCGGGACTATCCTCGAAGTCGCCGAAGCATGACGCTGTACTCGTTGCGGTCGTACAGCTGTTCGACGTACGCCAGCAGTTCGTCCGCGGCGGAGAGGAGGCCGACGGCTCGTTCGGGACGTTCGCTCTCGAGTTGCATCGCTTCCTGCCGGAGGTCTCTGGCCAGCGAAAGGAAGTGGTTGGGAATCGTGTGGTTGTGGTCCGCTCGAACGTTGACGTACTCGTCTTCGATCGTCTCGATACGGGATTCGACGTCCGCCGCCAGCCGGCCCACGTCACTCGGCTGGTCGGCGGAACGGGCCCGTGCCAGCCGTGGCAACAGCGTCCGATCGTAGAACGTACACTCCTGATACACCGCGTACAGTTGTACGGCGTCGCCGTTCCGGTCGACCATCGCCTCGAGTTCCCGGATTCGATCCACGAGATGGCGATAGGTCGCCCCGTCTCTGTCCTGAAGCTCCGCCTCGAGCGAGTCGAGTCGCCGGCGGACGTCACGTTCCCCGATGTCGTCGATGCCCTCGAGCGCTTCTGCCGTCTCGAGTACCTCGATTGCGTCCTGCAGGACGTCTTCGACGCGCTCGCTCGTTGCGGACGGATCAGAAAGCGTCCGACACAGCCGTATCGCGAGATCGGAATCCAGACGTTCGCGGTTCGCGATCGTTTCGGCAGCCCTCGTCGCAGGGTGTGATTCCGGCTTCGAGTCTCGTCTTCTACCCCGGTCACGTTCCGATCGAGAGCTGTCGTCAGCGCCAGTGTTCGTGTCGTTCGTCATGGTTTTCGTGTCGTCGAATCGCCGTCTCTCTCGTTCGATTCCGAACTCCGGTGAGCGAAGCCCGCTTTCCGCTGCTGACGGTGGTCGCGTGCTCGGCTCGGTCTATCCCATGTTCTCCCGGCCCAGACAGGAGAACAGCGCCTCCACGTGTTCCCACGCGTCACGTACGTTCTCGGCCTGCTGGGTGTTACCCTCCTGTTTGAGCGTCCGGGCGTGGTCGTACATCTCCTCGAGCGACGGCATCTCCGGGTTCCACAGCGTTCCCCAGAGGTAGACGTCGTCGAGGTAGGGGGTAACGAGCTGTTTGACGTGGACGTCGACGGCCTCGATGCCGCTGACGCTTTCCGCGTCGAGGAACTGCTCGTCGGCGATGATACTCGAGAGGGTGCCGTCGGAGACGAACTCGGTGACTTCTTCCATCTTCTCCTCGGGGCCGTAGACGAGGAAGGTGCCGCCCCAGGCCGTCGTCGGGTCGAACTCCGCGAGTTTGTTCTGGAACAGTGCGTTCCGGACGAGAATCTCGAGTTTCGACTCGTCGAACGAACTGGCACGCGACCGTCCGAGGACGGGCGCGAGGATCACCGCTGGCGTGAACTCGCCGTCCGGATCGCGCTCGTACTTGTCCTGGACCGGTCGGAAACTGTCGGCAGGGTCGAATACGTCACCCTTGATCGACATGTTCGCATCCCGGTCGAGGAACTGCGGCACCGACGACATGGTAAACGCCTCGAGGAAGGCGACCAGCGGCCGGTTGATCTCGCGGTACTGTGGCGGGTTGTACTCCTCGAGGCGGTCGATCCGCGGTCGGATGTCCGCCTGGGCGTCCTCCAGCCGGTTGTTGTCGAAGGGGATGATCGCGTCGACCGTCCGGGAGGCTCGAGCTAGCCCCACGACGCCGTTTACCTTCGCCCGGCCGCCGAACTCGGAGTACTCGGTCCCTTTCGAGGGGATGACGATGCTACTGAAAAGCGGCTTCGGGACGACGAAGTCGTCTTCCAGGACTTCGTTACGAACCTTTTCGGCGAGGACGGGCGTCGAGCCACAGCCAGTCCCTTTCGTGACGCTGTGGACGAACATGATCGCCTGCGAGTCCTGGATCGTCTGTGGCTTGAGATCCCACCGCTCCCGGAAGGGGTTGCCACCGTCCGCGAAGTCGGCCTCGACGAGGTCCTTGCCGATGTCCCACCGGTAGCCGGCACCGGCGTAGTCGTGTTTCCCCTGGCCGATGATGCAGTTCGAGAGGAGGTCGTGTCGGCTGTACTCTTTCTCCTCCTGGGCGTAGTAGGTCTGCTCGAGTTCGCTGACGTTGGTGTTCAGCGGGCCGTATCCCGCGAGTCCCCCGTTCCAGATGCGGGCGCGACGTTCGTTGTTTTCCTCGAGGGTCTCGCGTCGGAGCAGTATCGCGTCGAGGATGTTGTTCCCCGCACCGCCGACGCCGATCAGGAACCACTTCTTCCCGTAGGAACTGTCCATCAGGTCGTCGGTCGGCTGTTCGGTCCCTGACGGCCCACCTGTCGCTCCCGCTCCGTCAGTTCCGGGCGTTCCGCTGTGATTCCGGGCCGAATCGTCGGGCGGAGACTCGTCGAACACCTCCGCTTCTAGCTCCGGATACACTTGCTCGACCGATGCCGGTTCGTCCCCGTGTGCGAGTCGAACGTGTTCGACGAGCGAGCCGCCGTCCCACTCGTTCGCTCGCTTCATACAGATTTTACAGATGTTGGCCATGTCTTCAGTTACCGTAGCCGTTCGTCGGAACTATCTAAAGTATTACGTGTGAGTGGAACTGCGAACGCAGTACTCACGAACTGTCTCGATAGCGTCTTTTTGCCGCCCCTATCGTTCTAACCATTCATTTCACATGTCTGTCGGCGAACCGGTCACGGATCGTCTCGAGTCCCGCAGCGACGTTCGTCCGCTCGTCGAACTCGATCTCGAGAAAGCCCGGCGGCGCGTCCTCCTGTAACTCGACGTCGACGACGACGTCGGTCTGGCGTCGACAGAACCGTGCGAGTTCCTCAAGGACTGCCTGCTTCGCGACGGCGTCGGGAAGTCGTCCGGTCTGGCACTCGACGGTGTTGCCGTCGCCGACGCTCTCGAGTTCCCGCAGGACGAACAGCACTTCGTCGGCGACGGACTCGGCCGTCACCTGCTCGCGGGTTCGGTCCCGTGCCGGCGGTTCGTCGGCGGCCGGTGGTGTTCCGTTTTCCGTTCCGTTCTCCGGTTCACTACCGCCGTCCGACCGATTCTCGACGACGATCTCCCGTCCGTCGACTTCGGCGACGACGTCGTACTGCCGCTCGACGACCGGGGCCAGATCCGTCAGCACCGCCACCGGGACGTTCTCGGGAACCCCGACCGTTCCGCCGCCGTGATCGATCGTCCCGACCAGTCCACCCAGGAGATCGACCGTCACCAGCAGGTCGTCGGCCTGTTCGCGACTCTCCTCGAGCGTCCGGGTCGCGTCGTCGAACGCACACCGGTGGAACTGCCGGATCGCCTCCTCGAGTTGCCGTTCGATCCCGAGGACGCCGTCGATTTCGTCGTGTCTGCCCTCGAGGACGAACTCGCCGACGCGCTCGCCGAGGTCACCCTCGAGTCGGTCGGTCAGTTCGCGGACGTCCGCGAGGGCGTCTTCGACCGCTGCGTGTCGCTCGCGAAACGTCTCCTCCTGGCGGTCGACGTACGTCTCGATCTCCCGGCAGTGATCGAACAGCGTCGCGACCGTCCTGGCGGCGTCCCGGACGTACTCCTCGTCCTCGAGGACGTCCCGGGCGACGGCCTCGACGTCGGCGACGTGGATCGTCTCCTCGGACGGCGGAAGCGACACCTCGCGGTACTGACTCGGGAGGTTCACGATCTCGTAGGATTCGCCGAACGACGACGTCACGCCTGGATCGAGGCGGCCGTCGGCGATCGCGTCCTCGATTCCACGACGGAGGTCGCGCTCGAGTCGGTCGATCGCCGCGGTCGAATCGTCGGCCTCGGCCGGGTCGAACTCCCGGACGCGGTCGACCGCGTCGGGTGCGATCGGCTCGAGGCGATCCAGCGTCCCGTCGCCGATCCGTTCCTCGAACTCGACGAGTGGGTCGGTCCCCTCGGTCTGTGTCTCCTCGGTGACGTCGATACTCGTCTCCGCCGGCGACGCCGACCGGCGAGAGTGAATCGCCACCGCCACCGTGCCGCCGGCGACGAGCACGGCTCCGACGAGGGCAAGCGCCGTTCCAGAGGTTCCCACGAATCCGACGACCGTCTCGAGTCGTCCGATATCGCTCACGGCCGAGAGTCCGGTTCCGCCGTCTCGAGCCGCCGCCGACCAGTCGACGAGAGCCGTCCAGTCCACGCCCCAGCGGTCGATCTGCATGTGCCACACCTGCCAGTAGAGGAGTAAAGAAGTATCGGCCTCGGGGGTACACAGCGAATCGAGGAGCTATCGACTCGTTAGATCTGCCGGATCACTCGACCGTTACAGTTCGTCGCTGTTCGACCGGAAGCAGTGGTTCCTCCGGGAACGCGACGCTGACAGTGTACTCGAGTTCCTCGGCGTCGGCACCGAAGACGCCCACGGGAACGGTGTCCGTGTCGCGCAGGTAGGTGTTCGTGCTCGTCATCTCGCGGCCGTTGACGGTTACCGTGATTCCTGCGCGTGCAGGCTCCCCGACGTTCCGGACGGTCACCTCGTGGACCTCGTTCTCGCCCGTATCGATCGTCTCGGGGAACTGGCCCCAGTCCATCTCGAGCGAGGGCAGCGACTGGGCACCCTCGTAGACCTGCTCGGCGATCCCTTCCGAGAGGCCGGCGTCGATCAGCCCGTCGATACCGGCTTCGAGGACGTCACCCGGCGTCGACAGGCCCTCTTTCGCGAGTTTGCTCGCACGGCCGGGTCCGACGCCGTCGATGGCCGTCAGTCCGACCGCGTCCTCGGCGACGCCGTTCTCGACGCGAGCCTCGACGCGGCTCGCGAGGTTCGCCGCTTGCGGACCGACGAATCGGTCGAGGAAGGCTCCGAGCGCAGACAGCAGTCGGGTGGCGTTCCGGCGGATCACCCAGGCGTCGCTTTGCAGTTCCGCGGGCGTCGTCCCGCTCGCTGCCGACCGGAGGATCGCCAGCACCTTCCGCTGGCCGGGCTCTAGGTCCTCGGCGTCCTGACCGACCAGTACCGCGTTCACCGCCTCGCGTTCGTCCTGACGGGCCGAAACCGACTCGAACTCCGTGGCTCCCGCGACTGCCGCGAGGACGTCGCCCGTGTCGAGGTCCCGTCCCGACTCCGCCCGGTCACAGAGGCTCGCAAACGCTGCCGCCGTCTCGAGTCGCAGGTAATACTTCGAGGCGAGCACACCTCTGGGAGTGGCCTCGATCGAGAGGTCGCCGGACTCGCCGGTCTCGACGAATCCGCGTTCGACCAGCTCCTCGAGACAGTCCCGGACGCGGCCCTTGAGGTTCGGGAAGTCGTACGCCTCGGGTTTCGACTGGCCGCGCTCGTAGTAGAAGGTCGTCTCGAGCCAGTCCATCACGTCCTCTAAGTCGGTGATGGTTCCCATCGCGATCTCGGCGTTCAGGTGGGTCTCGAGGCTGTCGGCGAGCCTGGACTCGATCTCCTTGCCCTCGTTCAACAGTCGGCGGTACTTGTCGGCCTCGGCGGTGTCGCAGACGACCCAGCCGTAGCCGACGTCGTCGTACCCCGGCCGCCCTGCGCGACCGAGCATCTGGAGCACGTCGAGGGGGCTCATGTCGACCTCGCCCTCGAGCGGGTCGTGGAGTTTCGTGTCGCGAATGACGACGCAGCGGGCGGGGAGGTTCACGCCCCAGGCCAGCGTCGAGGTCGAAAAGAGGAGTTCGATCGCTCCTTTCTTGAACCACTTTTCGACGAAATCACGGTCGTCTTTCGCGAGGCCGGCGTGGTGGAAGGCGACGCCATCGACGACGGAGTTTCGGAGAGTCGTGTTCTCGATCTCTTCTTTCTCCGAGTGGAAATCGTAGTCGTGGAAGTCGTCCCGGACGTCCATCGGGATGTCGCGTTCGGCGATTTCGTCGCGCGCGGCCTCGGCCGCCCGCACCGTGTCCTGACGCGAGGAGACGAACACGAGCGCCTGGCCGTCCTCCCGGAGGTGGGGTTCGGCGAGGTCCAGCGCCCGGTAGAGGCGTCGATACTTGTCCGCAAAGGAGTTCTCGCCGTGCGTGTAGGTCTTGACACCGGCGTTGAGGTCGACCGGCCGGTACTCCTCGTCGAACTCGAAGGTCGTCTCGTCGGGCGCGTCGAGCCACGCCGCCACGTCGTCGACGTTCGGCATCGTCGCCGACAGCGCGACGACGCGGGGATCACAAAGACGGCGGAGACGGGAGATGGTCACCTCGAGCACCGATCCTCGCCGATCTGCGTCCAGTAAGTGAACCTCGTCGATGACGCAGACGTCGACGTCGGTGACGAAATCGTACCGCCGGGAGTCGTGTTTGCGCGTCGCCGAGTCGAGTTTCTCCGGCGTCATCACGAGGATGTCGGCGTGGCGGGCACGCCGGGGGTTCAGGTCGCGTTCGCCCGTGACGACGTACACCGAGTAATCCAGTTCCTCGAAGCGGTTCCAGTCGTCCTCTTTCTCGTTGGTCAGGGCCCGCAACGGCGCGATAAAGAGCGCAGTGCCGCCGTCGGCCAGTGCCTTGCAGATCGCCAGTTCAGCAAGCGCCGTCTTGCCCGAGGCCGTCGGCGCGCTCGCGACGACGTTCTCCTCGGACTCGAGCAAGGCGGGCAGGGCCTCACGTTGCATTCGGTTGAACTCCTCGAACGCGAACGCGTCGGCAAAGTCGGGTAGAACCTCGGCGACCTCCATCAGACGGATACGGGAAGCGGGCGATGAAAGGCGTTTCCTTCCCGGCCGCGAGCTATCGTAGCCACTGATACGGATTGCTGTAACGATTTACCGGCGCAACCGCGATCGGGCGGCGGCTGCGCCGGAAATGACTTACAGTAAACCGTATGAAAGTCAGTGCACACCCGATCGCACGAAGACCGAGCGGTTCGGAGCGAAGTGAGTGAGAACCCCGAACCGTACGATCGGTGTACAAACGGTTTCAGTTGTTACTATGTGCCGACCGGCTCCGCTCGACGACCTCGCCGAGCTGTTCGTTCAACGCGCCGTTTGCCTGCTCCGGGTTCGGCGTCCGTTCGAACGTCAGTTCGGGATCGCCCGAACCTGCAGTGTAGATCGTCAGATCGCCGTAGCCCAGGATTCGTCCGAAGACGTCCTGCTCGAGGGTCGTGTTCTGGATGCGATCGATGCGAAACTGCGTGACGTCGCGGGAGACGATGCCGCGTTTCTTGTACAGTTCCTCTGAGGTGATCACGTACCGGGTGTTCGTCCAGACGGCGTACTGGACGAGTACGATGGCGATTCCGACGACGACGAGTGCGATACCTACTAGCCCGAGGAGTCCAACGCCGCTGTCGGTGACGCCCCAGGCGACGATCACGAAGCCGACGAGGACGAGCGCCAGTCCGACCGGCACCCTGGCTCCCATCGTAATCGGATGGGGCCGACTCTCCCAGACGACGCCCTCGTCGCCGGAGAGGTGCAGCCAGTCGGGTGTCGTGGAGGGCGTCGGACGGGTCACGGGCCCCCGTATTCCGTTCGCCCCCGTAAAACTATCGTGGGTAGGGAGTAGTTTACCCCTCGAGACGCGCTGTCGGCCTCGAGCGGGCTACTATCCAGCCGTTTCGGTATCTGCCGTCGCTACCTCGGCGGCACGGACGTTCATCCCGTTTGCCGTCTCGTACCAGTAGTAGCAGCCGAGTCCGATCGCGACGACGACGTTCGACAGTGTAACCGCCCAGAAGACGCCGACGACACCCATCCCGAGGCCGACGGCTGCGACGGCCGCGATCGGAAGCCGGACGATCCAGTACTGGAGCAAGGTTGCGACGAGGCTCGTCCGGGTGCGTCGAGCCCCGTTGAACCCTGCCTGCAGGAGGTAGGTCGCACCGATCGCCCAGTAGCCGTACGCGAGGATCTCGAGGTAGCGTGCGGCGACCTCGATTTCGGCGGGCGTCGCGTCGGGGACGAAGAGCACCGACAGCGTCTCGGGAATCAGCCACTGGACGGCACCGACGAGACAGAGCGCCCCGCTCGCGATGGCGACGCCGACCCAGGTCGTCCGGTGGGCCCGCTCCGGCAGTTCCGCGCCGAGACTCTGGCCCACCATGCTCTGGGCGGCCTGCTGGAGTCCCATCGCCGGTACGAACGCGATCGTGGCTACTCGAGCACCGATTGTAAACGCGGCCAGTCCGGTCGCGCCGCCGACGGCCGCGACGAGCCAGATCATCCCGACGCGGGCCGACTGACTCGAGACGTGCTGGCCGGCGGTCGGCCAGCCGACGTCGAGTATTTCGCGCCAGTCGCCGACGTCGAACTCGCAACTGGCCCGCGAGAGGGCGAAGCCGTCGCGCCCGCGGACCGCGAGGCCGATCCCGAACAGCAACGCACAGCCGTAGCCGATCGCCGTCGCCGTCGCAGCGCCCGCGACACCCAGTTCGGGGAACGTCCACCAGCCGAAGATCAGGAACGGGTCGAGGACGACGTTGACCGCGACCGCGACGACGTTGATGTACAGCGCCGCCCGCGTATCACCCCAGCCGATGAATCCTGACTCGAGGGATTCGCTGGCGTTCAAAAGCGGCACCGCGAGCGCGTAGGTTGCCAGATAGATCGCCGCGAACTCGGTGACGGTCTCGCCGGCACCGAAGACGCCGACGATATCGCGCGCGAGGTAGAAGACCAGTACCGCGACGATCGATCCGGCGACGAACCCGAGGACGGTCCCGTTGAACGCGGCCCGCCGGCCGTTCTGGAGGTCGTCGGCACCGACGCGCTGGGAGACGAGCACCTGGGTGCCGACACTGGTACCGATCGAGACGGCGGCCACCAGTCCGAGAAGCGGGAAGTTCAACCCGACCGCGGCGACTGCCTCGAGGCTGTGGCGGCCGAGCCAGAGCGTGTCGATCACCTGCTGGAGTACCTGGACGAGGTTCTGAACGAGCAACGGCGCCGCCAGGACCGCCAGCGTCGTCGGTATCGGCCCGCTGGTAATTTCTTCCCGCTCGAGCCCGAGCATAGGGCCATTGGCTATTAGTAAACAAAATAAAACTTTCGATCGGTCGAACGGTCGATCCGGACCGCTCGTGAGACGACCGCAATCACTTTTCCTTCGGGGGCCCGACGGGTCAGGTATGAGCAGCGCTCGAAAGCCCGACTGGTTGAAGATGCGTCCACCGTCGGGCCGGGAGTTTACCGACATTCGGGAGACTCTCCGCGACCGGAACCTGCATACCGTCTGCGAGGAAGCGAACTGTCCGAACCTCGGGGAGTGCTGGTCGGGCGGCGACGGCGGCGACGGCGGCGGGACAGCCACGTTCATGCTGATGGGCGACCGCTGTTCGCGGGCCTGTAACTTCTGTGACGTCCAGACCGGCGGAATGGAGCCGCTGGACCCCGACGAACCCGCGAACGTCGCCGACGCCGTCGCCGAAATCGGCCTGGACTACGTCGTACTTACCTCGGTCGACCGCGACGACCTGCCCGACCAGGGTGCCGGCCACTTCGCCGAGACGATCCGTGAGATCAAGGATCGCCATCCCGGAATTCTCGTCGAGGTACTCATCCCCGACTTCCAGGGCGAAAAGCACCTGGTTCGGAAGATAATCGACGCCGACCCCGACGTGATCGCACACAACGTCGAAACCGTCGACCGACTCCAGTTCCCCGTCCGGGACCGCCGCGCAGGGTACGAACA encodes:
- a CDS encoding FtsZ/tubulin family protein, with protein sequence MANICKICMKRANEWDGGSLVEHVRLAHGDEPASVEQVYPELEAEVFDESPPDDSARNHSGTPGTDGAGATGGPSGTEQPTDDLMDSSYGKKWFLIGVGGAGNNILDAILLRRETLEENNERRARIWNGGLAGYGPLNTNVSELEQTYYAQEEKEYSRHDLLSNCIIGQGKHDYAGAGYRWDIGKDLVEADFADGGNPFRERWDLKPQTIQDSQAIMFVHSVTKGTGCGSTPVLAEKVRNEVLEDDFVVPKPLFSSIVIPSKGTEYSEFGGRAKVNGVVGLARASRTVDAIIPFDNNRLEDAQADIRPRIDRLEEYNPPQYREINRPLVAFLEAFTMSSVPQFLDRDANMSIKGDVFDPADSFRPVQDKYERDPDGEFTPAVILAPVLGRSRASSFDESKLEILVRNALFQNKLAEFDPTTAWGGTFLVYGPEEKMEEVTEFVSDGTLSSIIADEQFLDAESVSGIEAVDVHVKQLVTPYLDDVYLWGTLWNPEMPSLEEMYDHARTLKQEGNTQQAENVRDAWEHVEALFSCLGRENMG
- a CDS encoding DEAD/DEAH box helicase encodes the protein MEVAEVLPDFADAFAFEEFNRMQREALPALLESEENVVASAPTASGKTALAELAICKALADGGTALFIAPLRALTNEKEDDWNRFEELDYSVYVVTGERDLNPRRARHADILVMTPEKLDSATRKHDSRRYDFVTDVDVCVIDEVHLLDADRRGSVLEVTISRLRRLCDPRVVALSATMPNVDDVAAWLDAPDETTFEFDEEYRPVDLNAGVKTYTHGENSFADKYRRLYRALDLAEPHLREDGQALVFVSSRQDTVRAAEAARDEIAERDIPMDVRDDFHDYDFHSEKEEIENTTLRNSVVDGVAFHHAGLAKDDRDFVEKWFKKGAIELLFSTSTLAWGVNLPARCVVIRDTKLHDPLEGEVDMSPLDVLQMLGRAGRPGYDDVGYGWVVCDTAEADKYRRLLNEGKEIESRLADSLETHLNAEIAMGTITDLEDVMDWLETTFYYERGQSKPEAYDFPNLKGRVRDCLEELVERGFVETGESGDLSIEATPRGVLASKYYLRLETAAAFASLCDRAESGRDLDTGDVLAAVAGATEFESVSARQDEREAVNAVLVGQDAEDLEPGQRKVLAILRSAASGTTPAELQSDAWVIRRNATRLLSALGAFLDRFVGPQAANLASRVEARVENGVAEDAVGLTAIDGVGPGRASKLAKEGLSTPGDVLEAGIDGLIDAGLSEGIAEQVYEGAQSLPSLEMDWGQFPETIDTGENEVHEVTVRNVGEPARAGITVTVNGREMTSTNTYLRDTDTVPVGVFGADAEELEYTVSVAFPEEPLLPVEQRRTVTVE
- a CDS encoding PH domain-containing protein, with product MTRPTPSTTPDWLHLSGDEGVVWESRPHPITMGARVPVGLALVLVGFVIVAWGVTDSGVGLLGLVGIALVVVGIAIVLVQYAVWTNTRYVITSEELYKKRGIVSRDVTQFRIDRIQNTTLEQDVFGRILGYGDLTIYTAGSGDPELTFERTPNPEQANGALNEQLGEVVERSRSAHSNN
- a CDS encoding MATE family efflux transporter, whose product is MLGLEREEITSGPIPTTLAVLAAPLLVQNLVQVLQQVIDTLWLGRHSLEAVAAVGLNFPLLGLVAAVSIGTSVGTQVLVSQRVGADDLQNGRRAAFNGTVLGFVAGSIVAVLVFYLARDIVGVFGAGETVTEFAAIYLATYALAVPLLNASESLESGFIGWGDTRAALYINVVAVAVNVVLDPFLIFGWWTFPELGVAGAATATAIGYGCALLFGIGLAVRGRDGFALSRASCEFDVGDWREILDVGWPTAGQHVSSQSARVGMIWLVAAVGGATGLAAFTIGARVATIAFVPAMGLQQAAQSMVGQSLGAELPERAHRTTWVGVAIASGALCLVGAVQWLIPETLSVLFVPDATPAEIEVAARYLEILAYGYWAIGATYLLQAGFNGARRTRTSLVATLLQYWIVRLPIAAVAAVGLGMGVVGVFWAVTLSNVVVAIGLGCYYWYETANGMNVRAAEVATADTETAG
- the lipA gene encoding lipoyl synthase, which encodes MSSARKPDWLKMRPPSGREFTDIRETLRDRNLHTVCEEANCPNLGECWSGGDGGDGGGTATFMLMGDRCSRACNFCDVQTGGMEPLDPDEPANVADAVAEIGLDYVVLTSVDRDDLPDQGAGHFAETIREIKDRHPGILVEVLIPDFQGEKHLVRKIIDADPDVIAHNVETVDRLQFPVRDRRAGYEQSLSVLEQVDRESDIYTKTSIMLGHGEYDHEVYQTLADCRERGVDVVTLGQYLQPSRNHLEVKRYDHPHKYETWRRIAEEELGFLYCASGPMVRSSYKAGELFVEAVLREGKTVEEAREEARADARSSV